A genome region from Anopheles stephensi strain Indian chromosome 2, UCI_ANSTEP_V1.0, whole genome shotgun sequence includes the following:
- the LOC118503073 gene encoding pickpocket protein 28: MDSRSVSNFELKAINAWDKRNFTRGVKSLFLEYCSNSTVHGIKYFGCKRRTLFEKIWWIATFLLSVYGCGRLIQNIYRKWEQTPVIVSFAEKSTPVWQIPFPAVTICPETKARSEYLNFTQVYFQMNDTYREEMANETYDRFRAVAQACDAHILRGVSLNQTTDPNCVDLLRNVSMPLETALFFCKWRNDAGLCSEFFTETITEEGICFTFNSQSAGEMLRLDELHSDYEYISEKRQSPLWSLEKGYAENTDLDTYPVRVLGAGARAGLYVLLNLYERDTDFICRGPVQGFKILLHTSSEYPQVSKQYYRVPLHQEVIISVKPQMITTSDGLRYYTPERRQCFFNHERHLKYFKVYTQQNCELECTTNYTLHRCGCVKFSMPRDDRTEVCGASKIDCYNDAEDELLEEDVKFIVDKSRDYRAKCNCLPACTSVQYDAEISQADLDWKSLFAAYRQSLGEQDGAQFARLTIYFKEAQFITSKRSELYGVTDFLANCGGLLGLFMGVSLLSLAELIYFCSIRPFTILRAYRAKRRESNVFFDQPPPIIEKPKDF; this comes from the exons ATGGATTCACGGTCGGTGAGCAATTTCGAGCTGAAAGCCATCAATGCCTGGGATAAGCGTAACTTTACGCGCGGCGTCAAGAGTTTGTTTTTGGAGTACTGCTCCAACAGTACGGTGCACGGGATCAAGTACTTTGGctgcaagcgacgaaccctgtTCGAGAA GATCTGGTGGATCGCAACGTTCCTGCTGTCGGTGTACGGATGTGGACGGTTGATCCAAAACATCTACCGCAAATGGGAACAGACGCCGGTGATTGTGAGCTTCGCGGAGAAGTCCACCCCGGTCTGGCAGATCCCGTTCCCGGCCGTTACGATCTGCCCGGAAACGAAGGCACGCAGCGAGTACCTTAACTTCACCCAGGTATACTTTCAGATGAACGATACCTACCGGGAGGAAATGGCCAACGAAAC CTACGATCGTTTCCGTGCGGTGGCACAGGCATGCGATGCACACATTCTTCGAGGTGTCAGCCTGAACCAAACGACCGATCCCAACTGTGTCGATCTGTTGCGGAATGTGTCGATGCCTCTGGAGACGGCACTGTTCTTCTGCAAATGGCGTAACGATGCGGGGCTGTGCAGTGAGTTCTTCACGGAAACGATTACCGAGGAAGGGATCTGTTTCACGTTCAACTCACAATCGGCCGGCGAGATGTTACGGTTGGATGAGCTTCACAGTGACTATGAGTACATTTCGGAGAAGAGACAATCGCCACTGTGGTCGCTCGAGAAAGGGTATGCGGAGAACACGGATCTCGATACCTATCCGGTGCGTGTGCTGGGAGCCGGTGCGAGGGCTGGGCTGTACGTGCTGTTGAATCTGTACGAGCGAGACACGGACTTTATATGTCGC GGACCTGTTCAAGGATTTAAGATCTTGCTTCACACCTCCAGCGAGTATCCGCAGGTATCGAAGCAGTATTACCGGGTGCCTCTCCATCAGGAAGTCATCATTTCGGTCAAACCACAGATGATTACTACGTCCGATGGATTACGCTACTACACTCCCGAACG TCGGCAGTGCTTCTTCAACCACGAGCGCCATCTGAAGTACTTCAAGGTATACACCCAACAGAACTGTGAGCTTGAGTGCACCACCAACTACACACTGCATCGATGCGGTTGTGTGAAGTTCTCAATGCCTCGAGACGATCGTACGGAGGTCTGTGGAGCAAGCAAGATCGATTGTTACAACGATGCAGAAGACGAACTGCTAGAAGAAGACGTCAAGTTCATCGTGGACAAATCGCGCGACTATCGAGCCAAGTGTAACTGTCTGCCAGCCTGCACTTCGGTCCAGTACGATGCAGAAATCTCGCAAGCCGACCTCGATTGGAAGAGTCTGTTTGCTGCGTACCGGCAATCGCTCGGCGAGCAAGATGGTGCCCAATTTGCCCGACTGACGATCTACTTCAAGGAGGCACAGTTTATAACGTCCAAGAGAAGTGAGCTGTACGGTGTGACCGATTTTCTGGCCAACTGTGGAGGATTGCTAGGGCTGTTTATGGGCGTCAGTTTGCTTAGTCTGGCGGAGTTGATCTACTTCTGCTCGATACGCCCGTTCACCATACTGCGGGCTTATCGGGCCAAGAGACGCGAGTCGAACGTGTTCTTCGACCAGCCTCCGCCGATCATCGAAAAACCTAAGGACTTTTAA